CCATCTCTAAAGCAAAGTCTTGTACCTCTATAGATAGACCCCATACTGAGCATTGCCAGGTTTCAAAGACACAACTACGGAAACCAGACCATAGTTCTCTTTCAGTATCATCAGTTGTCAAGACACCTTATGAAATCCCACTAATGAAACCACCAGAAAGACTAGACTCATGTCAACATTTCACTAGTACAAGTGGCATCGTCTCGCCTACAAAAAACATCCCTTCACCAAGCTTACCTGGACTCCAGCCAACCAATTCTCACTTGTTGAAATCAGGTCACAAAGGAAATCGTTTGCCGACAGTTCCTAGCTCTCTTTTGTGCAGCTCCCTATCCAGGATGAACTCCTCATCTCCTAAACCCACCTCTCTGTCTTGCTTCAGCCCTGAAAACCAGAAAAATCCATCAGTGTCAGTGGATCGCCCTGCATCTATAGAACCAAACAAACCTTTAGCATCCTTAATGCTGAACGAAGAAACAAAATCTCCTGATAGGTCAGAAAAATATTCACTAGCACTAAAACAGGGTCCGAAATCATCTGAGCTCTCCAGTGCACCATTTCAGAAAGATACAGCAAGTTCATCTGACAATTTAGACTCCTCGGTATCAAAACCCGCACAAAATTCATGTAAATCTTCCTCCTTTCCtactctgaaacacacaattGAATTGCATAATAATTCCATATCTCCTGTTTTGAGTCACAAGGAgagtaaacaaaatattattttccaaAATTGTGGCAAAAGAGATGTCGAAGGAGTGCACCTATCATCTCCCACTCCCAGACAAGTGGGTCTCACCGGCCTGTCCTACACACCACCAGCCTCTCCTGCTTATACCCCAGTCCACCTGAGCTCCCGCTCTTCCACCCCAGACCGCTACACCCTCTCGCCCTCCCCAGCCATCCCAAGCCGTCAACTCTCCCCCTCACCCTCATACTCCTTCTGTTCATCACCCTCTCCATCCCTATGGTGCAGCACACCAGACTGCACAGATGGGGACTGTAAAAATAGAAAGGTACAGTGCATGCCCTTTCGCCGTTACCTGCATGCAGCTTGCATGCTCTACTGCTGAGCATTGACATTCATTCAATGAGTGACATGCATTCTCAATCGCAGCCTTCCACATTGCTGGGAAACATGATATGCATCATACTCGTGCAAGAACAGTACATCTTTGGAAAAGGGCatgttttgcattttgcatgttttgtgtttgcttgTGATCTTGGGTTATGCAATATTTGCATGATTTAATGCAGAAGATATATTTGCACATCTCTCTGTTGGCAGAACAGCAGAAAGTTCCACATAACATACAGACTGAGATAATGGTGAACTGACGGTGTGTCAGTTAATGGCAGTCACAGGCATGCACTGAAAAAGTGAAACAAATCCATGTCATTTATCTTGGTTTTTAAACAGAAATTACTGTGGAATTTATTAATATTGGTTGTAACAAATTACaggtttattttaaggtgtttttgtttttatatccatacattcatttttttccagtaaaataaattggccatttaaaataaaattgattaatCATGGCGCCCATCCTTAGGGCATAGCACAGCTGTGTTGTTTTAATTCTGCTTTTGACTTTCTTCGATTTCTAAATCATTCTTTCCTACTATAGACATACAAGATCAAATCCACCTACAAGGCACTCGCTGCTATTCCCACAAATACTCTGCTCTTGGAACAGCAGGTGAGCTGATTTATCTAACTGCTCTAAATGACAGCTATTCACTGTCGTCTATCATTCACTGTCAGTATAAGCAATTATACTGCTGCTGTTTTTCTGGATTCCATGCAATTATATATTCCTTAAAGGGGGTCATTGGATGCTAATGGAAGAGGGTGAAACTAaatcattggttttatttttttatttatttttttctgttgatggACAGCCGAATTAAATTGTTCATAAGTGGTCAAAAGGAATCTTAACAGAGTGAGCAGAATGACTCATCCACATTGCACACCTCATTAAACATTATAGTAGAGGATAAAATGTGCTGGACAGGGTCATATGTACAGTGAGATAATCAGAAAAATGAAGAGAACATGCTCATCTTTGGGATTTAGCAGCTTTAACAACCCCTTTCTACATACCCATTGTTAAGGTCAGGACTGTCATTAGAAGAATCATTTGTAGTCTACAACTCTTACATTTCTCCTTTCTGAAGGCTATAGATGAAGAGGTCAACAAGAAAGAGACTTCATTTAACCCTGCGGACAAGTATTCTTGGGAGGACCCACATGCAGAGGTAGAATGAGCTCAATGATTGGGTGATATGACAGAATACAGTGCACTGACTCCTAGAATCTGTAGAGAATATgctatattatatgttatattttggTTTTCGTTTTAAAtccaattaaaacaaaaaaaatgaagtagCTATGCTACCGCTGCTCTACCATGGAGGGCCATGCATGTTTAATTTAACAGATTtagtaatgaaattaaatgaagtaCCATTGTGAAGTATTTCATGTCCTGGATTATCCCAAACTAGGCATTACTGTGAACTGTTCTTCTCTCTTTGCAGATGTGCTCTCCTGCGCAGCTGCGTCAGCAGACCGCAGAACTGTACGCAACCATTGATGAAGTCCTTGAGGACTCAATCCAACAATCTCAAGTGAACAAAGCCAATGTGAAGTCTTTGACAGCGGTGGCATCAAGGgtatgtaattaaaaatgaacaCTGGGAATTTTCTCATCTTCATTTTGATTAGTCACAATGGCATCACATTCAGCCAGAACATAAATGAAAGTGCTttctaggaataaaaacaaattctTGATTGTGTATACAGTATAACAGCCTTCACCCAGACTAAAGCATCACAATGACtgagttataaaatgtattttctcacCCAGGAGAAgatataaaagataaataaatcaaacaatggAATAGAATGTCAAACATTCTTTGTGCTGCAATTGCTGATGATTTTCAATTTAGACCTATGTTAGCAAAATTAAGATTTTAGTCCTCCACTCTAATCAATCTTCAGCCAGGTCTTTAGCCTTTTAGCCCCTGCTGTTCAAACCCAGCTTGCCATTTTGATTAAGCGCACTGTGCTTGCTTTGAAACATGTGCCACTTTTCAACTGCTGACAGCTTTCTtaactcattttttttcttttattctcaaCTACTGAAGCCACAGACGTCATCACCATCTCCAAAACTATTGGGACGGGAAACGAGATATGTAAgtttttccattagtttttcatcTCTGTACATAATTTATGCACAGACTTCATACGAAGGCGGCAAATCTGAGAAATCATTCATTATAAAAACTCTCTGAGTATTAGTTCTGGAAATATTCTTATTTTGccgtaaatgcaaaaaaatattcagaaaataaaGATTGCTAACACTTTGAAAACATTGCCCATTTTCAGAGCCACTTCTATTAGTCAAACTATTTTTGTATGCCAGTGAATCTAAATATGCAAACCAGTCTAGAGCccagatttaatattttttactccTAGATTTTAGACAAAAGTATAGAAACTGATCGAATGCACAGTCTGATTTTCCCCTGTTGTtcacaaaaaacattttggggTTTCAACCCACCAGTTTAAAAATTTCACTATAAGGCTCAAACATTTCTGTAGCCTGGAGAGTATTCATTCAGATGCAATTCCATTATCCAGCCTACAGCACATGACACCACACTAGAATTATAGAAGTGAACAAATTACAATTCAACTATAAACTTCCAGCCATGTTTAATTCTTCCTTTGTTTTGCAGTAAAGCTAGAAATAAGGTGTATTGTTTGAGGTTGCAGGCTTCCTAACATTTCCTGTGGTATTCACTTTATAATAATGGCATTTTAGACCCATGTTTACATTCTGAGACAAGAATTTAACTTCGCCTGGACAGTTGTAGCAGATTTTCTTGACAGGCTTTGAAGAGTTAGTTTGTTCCTGTACCACAGGTTTTGGCAACAGGATAATTTCAAGGGAAAATTACAAACTCTGAAAATATTACACACATAGAGGGATCCATAGctgaataatatgatataaaatctATAATATGAATCACttcgaaaaaaataaaattaagcggACATTGTGGAAAGCACTCATGTAAAAAATATATCCTGGTAGCATGTGAAATGTCATATATTCACCATTTTCTTAAATCCCCCCCTCTAGGCAAGCTCTTCTCAACCCTCTGTAACTACAGAAAAAGCACTGGTAAGCAGTTGATCTTGATGTAAATGAATTTGAGCTTCATATttcttttcattgaaaataagCCTCAGTTTTTGCTACATTGCACTCTAAAAATTGCAAATTGAAAAACAACTTATTTTGGCAACCGAGGGCTgggttgttttgttttggttgttttacaCACACAGAATGACTATCAgaaggtaaatatttattaaaatacaagaAAGAAATAGTCAAAAGTAAAATACATGTAAGAACAAATGCAGAAAAGTATGGCATTAACCGCTACAGagtttataaatactaataataataataa
The Carassius auratus strain Wakin chromosome 38, ASM336829v1, whole genome shotgun sequence genome window above contains:
- the mlip gene encoding muscular LMNA-interacting protein isoform X1 — protein: MPVSIHPFKLEAFSTSTHMALEKPHRTLGKVTTVFATKLKSFTFVPLLKRLPVENRAWKKVLQTSRPNKTSQEPGDTETSMAEEGVYKAEAVYVQDPEEAQLEEMLQNTTQKEILSTDNLTLKSLTTLAGPHTESGSMTPEPSLATMETSDNKHPGISRLGFHNTSQAAEVSSGLFLNSSSQREEALSPASSMDFLTSPASSKESILSEGWDKERSWSALHMFSRDGSPGPFSGTVSPCSSIRSGTFTPSVVRIKRHSLAPGSSLLQMSSACETPCCDSRVSSPCPLTPRARHRLPPTQLSLLTAILRKGRLPVLSSAFQRPYTPCWPISPINVSSCSACSAASSVAPMTISKAKSCTSIDRPHTEHCQVSKTQLRKPDHSSLSVSSVVKTPYEIPLMKPPERLDSCQHFTSTSGIVSPTKNIPSPSLPGLQPTNSHLLKSGHKGNRLPTVPSSLLCSSLSRMNSSSPKPTSLSCFSPENQKNPSVSVDRPASIEPNKPLASLMLNEETKSPDRSEKYSLALKQGPKSSELSSAPFQKDTASSSDNLDSSVSKPAQNSCKSSSFPTLKHTIELHNNSISPVLSHKESKQNIIFQNCGKRDVEGVHLSSPTPRQVGLTGLSYTPPASPAYTPVHLSSRSSTPDRYTLSPSPAIPSRQLSPSPSYSFCSSPSPSLWCSTPDCTDGDCKNRKTYKIKSTYKALAAIPTNTLLLEQQAIDEEVNKKETSFNPADKYSWEDPHAEMCSPAQLRQQTAELYATIDEVLEDSIQQSQVNKANVKSLTAVASRPQTSSPSPKLLGRETRYASSSQPSVTTEKALTKPGVIRPAIATSRFTDDEEFHPNPFKSHQVDKSSRYQYKFVSSANCDETQADGRGASDGQPACGEGLPSEPHGDYKTRLASLFTQTRISRQNVPTSLKPQETHM